From Etheostoma spectabile isolate EspeVRDwgs_2016 chromosome 19, UIUC_Espe_1.0, whole genome shotgun sequence, the proteins below share one genomic window:
- the gigyf1a gene encoding GRB10-interacting GYF protein 1 isoform X15 translates to MTAETLNFGPECKQNIFWLFEQKLFEDIIMDSNKRLRALSSGGSVTSPPPSPAMPKYKLAEYRYGREEMLALYIKDNKVPEDMQDKEFAAILQDEPMQPLALVPLTEEEQRNFSMSVNSVAVLRLMGKGVGGAAPAGVVRGRGATRGGRGRGRGEGGFYQRSIEEAEVGFGRSVREIHRSQSWDDRGERRFEKPLRREVGRPGFEETVGPVVPGRKEYTRADSDNWRILREEQEEEEGVEPGTNWRLAGARRDVSSLMAVNSLSDGGPRSAGWREHTGPGESRRRKFDFDFRDSEGHGGGRRRAGSEGQEDDRDGLPEWCTDEEDGEMGTFDSSGAFMTMKKGGKETILEDEFEFKGIEEEEEEDENFADIERNSAEGDKDNENKECGSAVGDGETKPASPSSSPPALQNCSPPALEPRPSNAGPAVDNPQLNNSHPVKASSMPSEVSDMAPIGGSKAQLSPSAPTSSNLPPPPPSSAVPLHPPPGGDTEDDEGMKHLQQEAERMVASLQDTSLEEECFTQALQQQQENRNTAAALPLSHEAAMKWFYKDPQGEIQGPFTTVEMCEWFQAGYFTMTLLVKRGCDEGFQPLGDVIKMWGRVPFAPGPSPPPLLGNLDQDRLKKQQELAAAALYQQLQQQQLFQLINSEQGMMPSMNRSMSVPDTGSMWDMHTSASQPSGGEASLWDITMNPSTQGPTLEQLQKLQQERRDAELRAKREEEEQRKRREEKRRQQEEQKRRDEEELFRRKQCRQQQELIMKLLQQAPQQQGPGASGSGWSGAPSSGLSKSGKPPALALLEMQQEAERLLKQQQQQRQQQRDRHSGMSMGSSSMGGQWVDGVGMWGGPGGMEGKGGSGSSSSSMGMWDEAVKNQTGLRGNSNNNMGLKNSRSSPSLSEQYMMRRKRTEEEEKLLKLLQGMKPQDGFTTWCEQMLHALNTSANNSSSSLDVATIVAYLKEVESPYAVLDFIRSYLGDTVEAKEFAKQFLERRAKQKANQQRQQQQKLSKEVAGLNMNFPLQDSMRGMNPSTLQSMFQANHMGKAGLYDNQGGKMKKKQPMMLHSDPSILGYSFHNTGECLSLNEMEMVEDY, encoded by the exons ATGACTGCTGAGACTCTTAACTTCGGCCCAGAATG TAAACAAAATATCTTTTGGTTGTTTGAACAAAAGCTATTTGAAGACATCATCATGGACTCTAACAAAAg GCTCCGTGCACTGTCCAGTGGGGGGAGTGTGACGtccccccctccttcccccGCCATGCCAAAGTACAAGTTGGCCGAGTACCGCTACGGCCGAGAGGAGATGTTAGCACTTTATATCAAAGACAACAAG gtCCCAGAGGACATGCAGGATAAGGAGTTTGCTGCTATTCTGCAAGATGAGCCCATGCAGCCACTGGCACTGGTGCCTCTCACTGAGGAGGAGCAG aggaACTTCTCCATGTCTGTGAACAGTGTGGCGGTGCTGAGGCTCATGGGAAAAGGGGTGGGCGGGGCTGCCCCAGCTGGAGTGGTCCGAGGACGAGGGGCCACACGAGGTGGTCGAG GACGAGGTCGCGGTGAAGGTGGATTCTACCAAAGAAGTATTGAAGAAGCGGAGGTGGGTTTCGGACGCAGCGTCCGAGAGATACACCGCAGCCAGAGCTGGGATGACCG GGGCGAGCGTCGATTTGAGAAGCCGCTGCGGCGGGAGGTGGGACGTCCTGGCTTTGAAGAGACTGTAGGTCCCGTGGTTCCAGGAAGGAAGGAATACACAAGGGCTGACAGCGATAACTGGCGCATCCTCcgggaggagcaggaggaggaggagggggtggagcCGGGCACCAACTGGAGACTTGCTGGAGCCCGCAGGGATG TATCCTCACTGATGGCGGTCAACTCTTTGTCAGATGGTGGTCCTCGCTCAGCAGGCTGGCGAGAGCATACTGGTCCAGGTGAGAGTCGTCGAAGGAAGTTTGATTTCGATTTCCGTGACTCTGAGGGCCATGGTGGTGGCCGCCGGCGTGCAGGCAGTGAGGGACAAGAGGATGACAGGGACGGCCTGCCAGAGTGGTGTACAGACGAGGAGGACGGGGAGATGGGCACGTTTGATTCCTCTGGGGCTTTCATGACTATGAAG AAGGGTGGCAAGGAGACAATCCTGGAGGACGAGTTTGAGTTTAAGGGGattgaggaggaagaagaagaagacgaaaaCTTCGCTGACATTGAGAGGAATAGTGCGGAAGGAGACAAAGACAATG AGAATAAAGAATGTGGCTCTGCAGTAGGGGATGGCGAGACAAAGCCAGCAtcaccttcctcctctcctccagctCTCCAAAACTGTTCCCCTCCAGCTCTGGAGCCTCGGCCCAGCAACGCTGGCCCAGCGGTGGACAACCCTCAGCTAAACAACAGCCACCCCGTCAAGGCCAGCAGCATGCCCAGTGAAG tgtcagACATGGCTCCGATAGGGGGCTCCAAGGCCCAGCTGAGCCCTAGCGCCCCCACCTCTTCCAATCTgcctcccccacccccttccTCTGCTGTTCCTCTCCACCCTCCACCTGGAGGAGACACAGAGGATGATGAGGGCATGAAGCACCTGCAGCAG gAGGCAGAGAGGATGGTGGCATCACTGCAGGACACTTCTTTGGAGGAGGAGTGTTTCACCCAGgcgctgcagcagcagcaggagaacAGGAACACAGCAGCTGCTCTGCCACTGTCACATGAGGCCGCCATGAAGTGGTTCTACAAGGACCCACAGGGAGAGATCCAGG GTCCATTCACCACAGTGGAGATGTGCGAGTGGTTCCAAGCTGGCTACTTCACCATGACCCTTCTGGTGAAGCGGGGCTGCGACGAGGGCTTCCAACCCCTTGGTGACGTCATCAAGATGTGGGGCCGCGTGCCCTTTGCCCCAGGGCCCTCCCCGCCGCCCCTGCTG GGAAACCTGGACCAGGACCGTCTGAAAAAGCAACAGGAGCTGGCAGCAGCAGCTCTTTACCAGCAgctccaacagcagcagctaTTCCAGCTCATTAACAG TGAGCAGGGTATGATGCCTTCGATGAATAGGTCGATGTCAGTGCCAGATACAGGGTCCATGTGGGACATGCATACCTCAGCTTCCCAGCCGTCAG GCGGTGAAGCCAGTCTTTGGGACATAACAATGAATCCTTCTACTCAGGGTCCAACTCTCGAACAGCTTCAAAAG ctccagcaggagaGGCGAGACGCTGAACTCAGGGCGAAGcgcgaggaggaggagcagcgtaagaggagggaggagaagaggaggcaacaggaggagcaaaagaggagggatgaggaggagCTCTTCAGACGCAAGCAG TGTCGTCAGCAGCAAGAACTGATCATGAAGTTGCTGCAGCAGGCCCCCCAGCAACAGGGTCCTGGGGCAAGCGGCTCAGGCTGGAGCGGGGCTCCCTCATCTGGGCTATCCAAGTCAGGAAAACCCCCGGCTCTGGCTCTGCTGGAAATGCAGCAGGAGGCAGAGAGGCTcctgaagcagcagcagcaacagaggcagcagcagagagacCGC CACTCCGGCATGTCAATGGGGAGCTCCTCCATGGGAGGGCAGTGGGTGGATGGTGTTGGCATGTGGGGCGGGCCTGGAGGTATGGAGGGTAAGGGCGGCAGTGGAAGCTCTTCAAGCAGCATGGGCATGTGGGACGAGGCTGTGAAGAACCAAACCGGCCTGCGTggtaacagcaacaacaacatggGCTTGAAGAACAGCCGCAGCAGCCCTTCACTCAG TGAGCAGTACATGATGCGTCGTAAGCGGacggaagaggaggagaagctgCTGAAGCTGCTGCAGGGCATGAAGCCTCAGGACGGCTTCACTACCTGGTGTGAACAGATGCTGCACGCTCTCAACACCTCTGCCAacaactcctcttcctctctggaTG TTGCCACAATTGTGGCATACCTGAAGGAGGTGGAGTCTCCCTATGCAGTACTGGACTTCATCCGGTCCTATCTAGGGGACACAGTGGAAGCCAAAGAGTTCGCCAAACAGTTTCTGGA
- the gigyf1a gene encoding GRB10-interacting GYF protein 1 isoform X14 codes for MTAETLNFGPECKQNIFWLFEQKLFEDIIMDSNKRLRALSSGGSVTSPPPSPAMPKYKLAEYRYGREEMLALYIKDNKVPEDMQDKEFAAILQDEPMQPLALVPLTEEEQRNFSMSVNSVAVLRLMGKGVGGAAPAGVVRGRGATRGGRGRGRGEGGFYQRSIEEAEVGFGRSVREIHRSQSWDDRGERRFEKPLRREVGRPGFEETVGPVVPGRKEYTRADSDNWRILREEQEEEEGVEPGTNWRLAGARRDVSSLMAVNSLSDGGPRSAGWREHTGPGESRRRKFDFDFRDSEGHGGGRRRAGSEGQEDDRDGLPEWCTDEEDGEMGTFDSSGAFMTMKKGGKETILEDEFEFKGIEEEEEEDENFADIERNSAEGDKDNENKECGSAVGDGETKPASPSSSPPALQNCSPPALEPRPSNAGPAVDNPQLNNSHPVKASSMPSEVSDMAPIGGSKAQLSPSAPTSSNLPPPPPSSAVPLHPPPGGDTEDDEGMKHLQQEAERMVASLQDTSLEEECFTQALQQQQENRNTAAALPLSHEAAMKWFYKDPQGEIQGPFTTVEMCEWFQAGYFTMTLLVKRGCDEGFQPLGDVIKMWGRVPFAPGPSPPPLLGNLDQDRLKKQQELAAAALYQQLQQQQLFQLINRCSEQGMMPSMNRSMSVPDTGSMWDMHTSASQPSGGEASLWDITMNPSTQGPTLEQLQKLQQERRDAELRAKREEEEQRKRREEKRRQQEEQKRRDEEELFRRKQCRQQQELIMKLLQQAPQQQGPGASGSGWSGAPSSGLSKSGKPPALALLEMQQEAERLLKQQQQQRQQQRDRHSGMSMGSSSMGGQWVDGVGMWGGPGGMEGKGGSGSSSSSMGMWDEAVKNQTGLRGNSNNNMGLKNSRSSPSLSEQYMMRRKRTEEEEKLLKLLQGMKPQDGFTTWCEQMLHALNTSANNSSSSLDVATIVAYLKEVESPYAVLDFIRSYLGDTVEAKEFAKQFLERRAKQKANQQRQQQQKLSKEVAGLNMNFPLQDSMRGMNPSTLQSMFQANHMGKAGLYDNQGGKMKKKQPMMLHSDPSILGYSFHNTGECLSLNEMEMVEDY; via the exons ATGACTGCTGAGACTCTTAACTTCGGCCCAGAATG TAAACAAAATATCTTTTGGTTGTTTGAACAAAAGCTATTTGAAGACATCATCATGGACTCTAACAAAAg GCTCCGTGCACTGTCCAGTGGGGGGAGTGTGACGtccccccctccttcccccGCCATGCCAAAGTACAAGTTGGCCGAGTACCGCTACGGCCGAGAGGAGATGTTAGCACTTTATATCAAAGACAACAAG gtCCCAGAGGACATGCAGGATAAGGAGTTTGCTGCTATTCTGCAAGATGAGCCCATGCAGCCACTGGCACTGGTGCCTCTCACTGAGGAGGAGCAG aggaACTTCTCCATGTCTGTGAACAGTGTGGCGGTGCTGAGGCTCATGGGAAAAGGGGTGGGCGGGGCTGCCCCAGCTGGAGTGGTCCGAGGACGAGGGGCCACACGAGGTGGTCGAG GACGAGGTCGCGGTGAAGGTGGATTCTACCAAAGAAGTATTGAAGAAGCGGAGGTGGGTTTCGGACGCAGCGTCCGAGAGATACACCGCAGCCAGAGCTGGGATGACCG GGGCGAGCGTCGATTTGAGAAGCCGCTGCGGCGGGAGGTGGGACGTCCTGGCTTTGAAGAGACTGTAGGTCCCGTGGTTCCAGGAAGGAAGGAATACACAAGGGCTGACAGCGATAACTGGCGCATCCTCcgggaggagcaggaggaggaggagggggtggagcCGGGCACCAACTGGAGACTTGCTGGAGCCCGCAGGGATG TATCCTCACTGATGGCGGTCAACTCTTTGTCAGATGGTGGTCCTCGCTCAGCAGGCTGGCGAGAGCATACTGGTCCAGGTGAGAGTCGTCGAAGGAAGTTTGATTTCGATTTCCGTGACTCTGAGGGCCATGGTGGTGGCCGCCGGCGTGCAGGCAGTGAGGGACAAGAGGATGACAGGGACGGCCTGCCAGAGTGGTGTACAGACGAGGAGGACGGGGAGATGGGCACGTTTGATTCCTCTGGGGCTTTCATGACTATGAAG AAGGGTGGCAAGGAGACAATCCTGGAGGACGAGTTTGAGTTTAAGGGGattgaggaggaagaagaagaagacgaaaaCTTCGCTGACATTGAGAGGAATAGTGCGGAAGGAGACAAAGACAATG AGAATAAAGAATGTGGCTCTGCAGTAGGGGATGGCGAGACAAAGCCAGCAtcaccttcctcctctcctccagctCTCCAAAACTGTTCCCCTCCAGCTCTGGAGCCTCGGCCCAGCAACGCTGGCCCAGCGGTGGACAACCCTCAGCTAAACAACAGCCACCCCGTCAAGGCCAGCAGCATGCCCAGTGAAG tgtcagACATGGCTCCGATAGGGGGCTCCAAGGCCCAGCTGAGCCCTAGCGCCCCCACCTCTTCCAATCTgcctcccccacccccttccTCTGCTGTTCCTCTCCACCCTCCACCTGGAGGAGACACAGAGGATGATGAGGGCATGAAGCACCTGCAGCAG gAGGCAGAGAGGATGGTGGCATCACTGCAGGACACTTCTTTGGAGGAGGAGTGTTTCACCCAGgcgctgcagcagcagcaggagaacAGGAACACAGCAGCTGCTCTGCCACTGTCACATGAGGCCGCCATGAAGTGGTTCTACAAGGACCCACAGGGAGAGATCCAGG GTCCATTCACCACAGTGGAGATGTGCGAGTGGTTCCAAGCTGGCTACTTCACCATGACCCTTCTGGTGAAGCGGGGCTGCGACGAGGGCTTCCAACCCCTTGGTGACGTCATCAAGATGTGGGGCCGCGTGCCCTTTGCCCCAGGGCCCTCCCCGCCGCCCCTGCTG GGAAACCTGGACCAGGACCGTCTGAAAAAGCAACAGGAGCTGGCAGCAGCAGCTCTTTACCAGCAgctccaacagcagcagctaTTCCAGCTCATTAACAG GTGCAGTGAGCAGGGTATGATGCCTTCGATGAATAGGTCGATGTCAGTGCCAGATACAGGGTCCATGTGGGACATGCATACCTCAGCTTCCCAGCCGTCAG GCGGTGAAGCCAGTCTTTGGGACATAACAATGAATCCTTCTACTCAGGGTCCAACTCTCGAACAGCTTCAAAAG ctccagcaggagaGGCGAGACGCTGAACTCAGGGCGAAGcgcgaggaggaggagcagcgtaagaggagggaggagaagaggaggcaacaggaggagcaaaagaggagggatgaggaggagCTCTTCAGACGCAAGCAG TGTCGTCAGCAGCAAGAACTGATCATGAAGTTGCTGCAGCAGGCCCCCCAGCAACAGGGTCCTGGGGCAAGCGGCTCAGGCTGGAGCGGGGCTCCCTCATCTGGGCTATCCAAGTCAGGAAAACCCCCGGCTCTGGCTCTGCTGGAAATGCAGCAGGAGGCAGAGAGGCTcctgaagcagcagcagcaacagaggcagcagcagagagacCGC CACTCCGGCATGTCAATGGGGAGCTCCTCCATGGGAGGGCAGTGGGTGGATGGTGTTGGCATGTGGGGCGGGCCTGGAGGTATGGAGGGTAAGGGCGGCAGTGGAAGCTCTTCAAGCAGCATGGGCATGTGGGACGAGGCTGTGAAGAACCAAACCGGCCTGCGTggtaacagcaacaacaacatggGCTTGAAGAACAGCCGCAGCAGCCCTTCACTCAG TGAGCAGTACATGATGCGTCGTAAGCGGacggaagaggaggagaagctgCTGAAGCTGCTGCAGGGCATGAAGCCTCAGGACGGCTTCACTACCTGGTGTGAACAGATGCTGCACGCTCTCAACACCTCTGCCAacaactcctcttcctctctggaTG TTGCCACAATTGTGGCATACCTGAAGGAGGTGGAGTCTCCCTATGCAGTACTGGACTTCATCCGGTCCTATCTAGGGGACACAGTGGAAGCCAAAGAGTTCGCCAAACAGTTTCTGGA
- the gigyf1a gene encoding GRB10-interacting GYF protein 1 isoform X11 yields the protein MTAETLNFGPECKQNIFWLFEQKLFEDIIMDSNKRLRALSSGGSVTSPPPSPAMPKYKLAEYRYGREEMLALYIKDNKVPEDMQDKEFAAILQDEPMQPLALVPLTEEEQRNFSMSVNSVAVLRLMGKGVGGAAPAGVVRGRGATRGGRGRGRGEGGFYQRSIEEAEVGFGRSVREIHRSQSWDDRGERRFEKPLRREVGRPGFEETVGPVVPGRKEYTRADSDNWRILREEQEEEEGVEPGTNWRLAGARRDVSSLMAVNSLSDGGPRSAGWREHTGPGESRRRKFDFDFRDSEGHGGGRRRAGSEGQEDDRDGLPEWCTDEEDGEMGTFDSSGAFMTMKKGGKETILEDEFEFKGIEEEEEEDENFADIERNSAEGDKDNENKECGSAVGDGETKPASPSSSPPALQNCSPPALEPRPSNAGPAVDNPQLNNSHPVKASSMPSEVSDMAPIGGSKAQLSPSAPTSSNLPPPPPSSAVPLHPPPGGDTEDDEGMKHLQQEAERMVASLQDTSLEEECFTQALQQQQENRNTAAALPLSHEAAMKWFYKDPQGEIQGPFTTVEMCEWFQAGYFTMTLLVKRGCDEGFQPLGDVIKMWGRVPFAPGPSPPPLLVRQPPPTQRPQPTRGPAGTGNLDQDRLKKQQELAAAALYQQLQQQQLFQLINSEQGMMPSMNRSMSVPDTGSMWDMHTSASQPSGGEASLWDITMNPSTQGPTLEQLQKLQQERRDAELRAKREEEEQRKRREEKRRQQEEQKRRDEEELFRRKQCRQQQELIMKLLQQAPQQQGPGASGSGWSGAPSSGLSKSGKPPALALLEMQQEAERLLKQQQQQRQQQRDRHSGMSMGSSSMGGQWVDGVGMWGGPGGMEGKGGSGSSSSSMGMWDEAVKNQTGLRGNSNNNMGLKNSRSSPSLSEQYMMRRKRTEEEEKLLKLLQGMKPQDGFTTWCEQMLHALNTSANNSSSSLDVATIVAYLKEVESPYAVLDFIRSYLGDTVEAKEFAKQFLERRAKQKANQQRQQQQKLSKEVAGLNMNFPLQDSMRGMNPSTLQSMFQANHMGKAGLYDNQGGKMKKKQPMMLHSDPSILGYSFHNTGECLSLNEMEMVEDY from the exons ATGACTGCTGAGACTCTTAACTTCGGCCCAGAATG TAAACAAAATATCTTTTGGTTGTTTGAACAAAAGCTATTTGAAGACATCATCATGGACTCTAACAAAAg GCTCCGTGCACTGTCCAGTGGGGGGAGTGTGACGtccccccctccttcccccGCCATGCCAAAGTACAAGTTGGCCGAGTACCGCTACGGCCGAGAGGAGATGTTAGCACTTTATATCAAAGACAACAAG gtCCCAGAGGACATGCAGGATAAGGAGTTTGCTGCTATTCTGCAAGATGAGCCCATGCAGCCACTGGCACTGGTGCCTCTCACTGAGGAGGAGCAG aggaACTTCTCCATGTCTGTGAACAGTGTGGCGGTGCTGAGGCTCATGGGAAAAGGGGTGGGCGGGGCTGCCCCAGCTGGAGTGGTCCGAGGACGAGGGGCCACACGAGGTGGTCGAG GACGAGGTCGCGGTGAAGGTGGATTCTACCAAAGAAGTATTGAAGAAGCGGAGGTGGGTTTCGGACGCAGCGTCCGAGAGATACACCGCAGCCAGAGCTGGGATGACCG GGGCGAGCGTCGATTTGAGAAGCCGCTGCGGCGGGAGGTGGGACGTCCTGGCTTTGAAGAGACTGTAGGTCCCGTGGTTCCAGGAAGGAAGGAATACACAAGGGCTGACAGCGATAACTGGCGCATCCTCcgggaggagcaggaggaggaggagggggtggagcCGGGCACCAACTGGAGACTTGCTGGAGCCCGCAGGGATG TATCCTCACTGATGGCGGTCAACTCTTTGTCAGATGGTGGTCCTCGCTCAGCAGGCTGGCGAGAGCATACTGGTCCAGGTGAGAGTCGTCGAAGGAAGTTTGATTTCGATTTCCGTGACTCTGAGGGCCATGGTGGTGGCCGCCGGCGTGCAGGCAGTGAGGGACAAGAGGATGACAGGGACGGCCTGCCAGAGTGGTGTACAGACGAGGAGGACGGGGAGATGGGCACGTTTGATTCCTCTGGGGCTTTCATGACTATGAAG AAGGGTGGCAAGGAGACAATCCTGGAGGACGAGTTTGAGTTTAAGGGGattgaggaggaagaagaagaagacgaaaaCTTCGCTGACATTGAGAGGAATAGTGCGGAAGGAGACAAAGACAATG AGAATAAAGAATGTGGCTCTGCAGTAGGGGATGGCGAGACAAAGCCAGCAtcaccttcctcctctcctccagctCTCCAAAACTGTTCCCCTCCAGCTCTGGAGCCTCGGCCCAGCAACGCTGGCCCAGCGGTGGACAACCCTCAGCTAAACAACAGCCACCCCGTCAAGGCCAGCAGCATGCCCAGTGAAG tgtcagACATGGCTCCGATAGGGGGCTCCAAGGCCCAGCTGAGCCCTAGCGCCCCCACCTCTTCCAATCTgcctcccccacccccttccTCTGCTGTTCCTCTCCACCCTCCACCTGGAGGAGACACAGAGGATGATGAGGGCATGAAGCACCTGCAGCAG gAGGCAGAGAGGATGGTGGCATCACTGCAGGACACTTCTTTGGAGGAGGAGTGTTTCACCCAGgcgctgcagcagcagcaggagaacAGGAACACAGCAGCTGCTCTGCCACTGTCACATGAGGCCGCCATGAAGTGGTTCTACAAGGACCCACAGGGAGAGATCCAGG GTCCATTCACCACAGTGGAGATGTGCGAGTGGTTCCAAGCTGGCTACTTCACCATGACCCTTCTGGTGAAGCGGGGCTGCGACGAGGGCTTCCAACCCCTTGGTGACGTCATCAAGATGTGGGGCCGCGTGCCCTTTGCCCCAGGGCCCTCCCCGCCGCCCCTGCTGGTGAGACAGCCACCACCAACGCAGCGCCCGCAGCCCACCCGAGGGCCCGCCGGGACT GGAAACCTGGACCAGGACCGTCTGAAAAAGCAACAGGAGCTGGCAGCAGCAGCTCTTTACCAGCAgctccaacagcagcagctaTTCCAGCTCATTAACAG TGAGCAGGGTATGATGCCTTCGATGAATAGGTCGATGTCAGTGCCAGATACAGGGTCCATGTGGGACATGCATACCTCAGCTTCCCAGCCGTCAG GCGGTGAAGCCAGTCTTTGGGACATAACAATGAATCCTTCTACTCAGGGTCCAACTCTCGAACAGCTTCAAAAG ctccagcaggagaGGCGAGACGCTGAACTCAGGGCGAAGcgcgaggaggaggagcagcgtaagaggagggaggagaagaggaggcaacaggaggagcaaaagaggagggatgaggaggagCTCTTCAGACGCAAGCAG TGTCGTCAGCAGCAAGAACTGATCATGAAGTTGCTGCAGCAGGCCCCCCAGCAACAGGGTCCTGGGGCAAGCGGCTCAGGCTGGAGCGGGGCTCCCTCATCTGGGCTATCCAAGTCAGGAAAACCCCCGGCTCTGGCTCTGCTGGAAATGCAGCAGGAGGCAGAGAGGCTcctgaagcagcagcagcaacagaggcagcagcagagagacCGC CACTCCGGCATGTCAATGGGGAGCTCCTCCATGGGAGGGCAGTGGGTGGATGGTGTTGGCATGTGGGGCGGGCCTGGAGGTATGGAGGGTAAGGGCGGCAGTGGAAGCTCTTCAAGCAGCATGGGCATGTGGGACGAGGCTGTGAAGAACCAAACCGGCCTGCGTggtaacagcaacaacaacatggGCTTGAAGAACAGCCGCAGCAGCCCTTCACTCAG TGAGCAGTACATGATGCGTCGTAAGCGGacggaagaggaggagaagctgCTGAAGCTGCTGCAGGGCATGAAGCCTCAGGACGGCTTCACTACCTGGTGTGAACAGATGCTGCACGCTCTCAACACCTCTGCCAacaactcctcttcctctctggaTG TTGCCACAATTGTGGCATACCTGAAGGAGGTGGAGTCTCCCTATGCAGTACTGGACTTCATCCGGTCCTATCTAGGGGACACAGTGGAAGCCAAAGAGTTCGCCAAACAGTTTCTGGA